Proteins encoded by one window of Bacteroidota bacterium:
- a CDS encoding DUF2809 domain-containing protein yields MSITLNKNYAFLTAALFITEACIAIFVKDKFIRPYFGDLLVVILIYCFVKTFFNTPIIKTAIAVLLFAYFVELLQYLQLIEILGLQHSKLAKIIMGSAFNWLDMLMYTVGIGIVLIVEFFFRKRK; encoded by the coding sequence ATGTCGATCACGCTAAACAAAAATTACGCATTTCTAACAGCAGCACTTTTTATAACAGAAGCCTGCATCGCCATTTTTGTAAAAGACAAATTCATCCGTCCTTATTTTGGTGATCTTTTGGTGGTGATTTTAATTTATTGTTTTGTAAAAACATTTTTTAATACTCCCATTATTAAAACCGCAATTGCAGTTTTATTATTCGCATATTTTGTGGAATTATTACAATATCTTCAATTAATTGAAATTTTAGGATTACAACATTCCAAACTGGCCAAAATAATTATGGGTTCTGCATTTAATTGGTTGGATATGTTGATGTATACGGTGGGAATTGGAATAGTTTTAATTGTAGAATTTTTTTTTCGCAAGCGCAAGTGA
- a CDS encoding sugar transferase, protein MRFKRRIGILTYIFFDYVTAMLVWAGFFFYRKFYIEDYPINIKQQILNDPNFFIGIFGIPFIWLVLYFVAGTYTDIYRKSRLAEITRTFVIAFIGVLIIFFSLLLDDYISDYHDYYQLFFLLFAAQFLLTTISRMIILSQAKKQLQKGVVAYNTIIIGSDQRALAIYKEITNYKKSLGYAFTGYVEVNGSQESELTNYMPNLGKLPQLNSIIEERNIDEVIIAIETSEHHLLNKIIDTLAEKGNIVIKIVPDMYDILSGSVKMSNVLGAVLIEIYPDLMPRWQRFIKRGIDIAVSIIAILILWPLFLFIAIKVKLSSKGPIIYKQQRVGINNKPFTIYKFRSMFLDAEQSGPALSSENDERITPWGKIMRKWRFDELPQLFNIFKGEMSLVGPRPERQFYIDKITEIAPTYKHLQKVKPGLTSWGMVKFGYASNVDQMIQRMKYDLLYIENMSLAIDFKIMFYTVLIIFQGKGK, encoded by the coding sequence ATGCGCTTTAAAAGAAGAATAGGCATATTAACTTATATTTTCTTCGATTATGTAACTGCAATGCTTGTATGGGCAGGTTTTTTCTTTTATCGCAAATTTTATATTGAAGATTATCCGATAAATATTAAACAACAAATTTTAAATGATCCCAATTTTTTTATAGGAATTTTTGGTATCCCTTTTATTTGGCTTGTTTTATATTTTGTTGCCGGCACCTACACCGATATTTATCGCAAATCGAGGTTGGCCGAAATTACACGAACTTTTGTTATTGCATTTATTGGTGTTTTGATCATTTTCTTTTCCTTATTGCTCGATGATTATATCAGCGATTATCACGATTATTATCAATTATTTTTTCTTTTATTCGCAGCGCAATTTCTGTTGACCACCATCAGCAGAATGATCATTCTCTCACAGGCCAAAAAACAATTACAAAAAGGAGTTGTAGCCTATAACACCATTATTATCGGAAGTGACCAACGCGCACTTGCAATATATAAAGAGATCACTAATTATAAAAAATCATTGGGTTATGCATTTACCGGTTATGTAGAAGTTAATGGCAGTCAGGAAAGTGAACTCACCAATTACATGCCCAATCTCGGAAAATTACCACAGCTCAATAGTATCATAGAAGAACGCAATATCGATGAGGTTATTATTGCCATAGAAACATCCGAACATCATTTGCTCAATAAAATAATTGACACACTGGCTGAAAAAGGAAATATCGTTATTAAAATAGTACCTGATATGTACGATATATTATCAGGTTCAGTAAAAATGAGCAACGTATTAGGTGCAGTACTCATCGAAATTTACCCCGACCTGATGCCACGATGGCAGCGATTTATAAAAAGAGGAATTGATATTGCGGTTTCTATTATAGCAATATTAATATTATGGCCTTTGTTTTTATTTATTGCAATAAAAGTAAAATTATCTTCCAAGGGTCCAATAATTTATAAACAACAAAGAGTAGGAATTAATAATAAACCTTTCACCATTTATAAATTCCGCAGTATGTTTCTTGACGCAGAACAAAGTGGTCCTGCTCTCTCCAGCGAAAATGATGAACGCATCACTCCTTGGGGAAAAATTATGCGCAAATGGCGCTTCGATGAATTGCCTCAGTTATTTAATATTTTTAAAGGAGAAATGAGTCTTGTTGGTCCTCGCCCCGAGCGACAATTTTACATTGATAAAATTACCGAAATTGCTCCCACCTATAAACATTTACAAAAAGTAAAACCCGGCCTCACCAGTTGGGGCATGGTAAAATTCGGCTACGCCAGCAACGTAGATCAAATGATCCAACGCATGAAATATGATCTTCTCTATATTGAGAACATGAGTTTGGCAATTGATTTTAAGATCATGTTTTATACGGTTTTGATAATATTTCAGGGGAAGGGGAAGTAG
- a CDS encoding Gfo/Idh/MocA family oxidoreductase produces the protein MVRIGVLGAGHLGKIHLKLLKEIPDFELVGFYDPDETNAQYAEKTFGITRFGNIHKLIDAVDAVDIVTPTVSHYDCARAALKKAKHIFVEKPLANSVHEAKYLMSLAHEANVKAQVGHVERFNPAFLAVQGIDLQPMFIESHRLSSFNPRGTDVSVVLDLMIHDIDIILHIVKSNVKRVSASGVKVISNQPDIANARLEFDNGCVANLTASRISMKKMRKMRMFQRDMYIAVDFGENVTEILTLTDAISGEDALTIDINTGNSFKKKALHMHKPEVVPVNAIKMELELFASAILNDTETPVTIDDGYRALQVAHMILHKIEKNIAYRD, from the coding sequence ATGGTAAGAATTGGCGTTTTAGGAGCAGGTCATCTTGGAAAAATTCATCTCAAGCTTTTGAAGGAGATCCCTGATTTTGAATTAGTGGGATTTTATGATCCGGACGAAACAAATGCCCAATATGCTGAAAAAACCTTCGGAATAACACGATTTGGCAATATTCATAAGTTGATAGATGCCGTAGATGCGGTTGACATTGTTACTCCCACCGTTTCTCATTATGATTGTGCGAGGGCTGCTCTTAAAAAAGCAAAACACATTTTCGTGGAAAAACCATTGGCAAATTCGGTGCACGAGGCAAAATATCTGATGTCGCTGGCGCACGAAGCCAATGTAAAGGCACAGGTTGGACATGTGGAGCGATTCAATCCTGCATTTTTAGCGGTTCAGGGCATCGATTTGCAGCCCATGTTCATTGAAAGTCATCGCCTATCCAGTTTTAACCCTAGGGGGACAGATGTTTCGGTGGTGCTTGACCTTATGATTCACGATATCGACATTATTTTACATATTGTGAAATCCAATGTTAAACGTGTTAGTGCCAGCGGGGTAAAGGTGATCAGCAACCAACCTGATATTGCAAATGCGCGTCTTGAATTTGATAATGGCTGTGTTGCCAATCTGACTGCAAGCCGTATTTCCATGAAAAAAATGCGCAAAATGAGAATGTTTCAGCGAGATATGTATATTGCGGTTGATTTTGGTGAAAATGTGACAGAAATATTGACACTCACAGATGCTATTTCCGGAGAAGATGCGTTAACCATTGATATTAACACCGGAAATTCCTTTAAAAAGAAAGCATTACATATGCATAAACCGGAAGTGGTTCCTGTTAATGCAATAAAAATGGAATTGGAGTTATTTGCAAGTGCAATATTAAACGACACAGAAACACCGGTTACTATTGATGACGGTTACCGGGCATTACAAGTAGCGCATATGATATTGCATAAAATAGAGAAGAATATTGCATACAGGGATTAA
- the lnt gene encoding apolipoprotein N-acyltransferase yields the protein MNLKSVLSVFFILPVLSGLMLWQAWPPLQLTFLVFAGFVPLLVAEKVISDTYKKYTGLKVWISLYTGLLVWNLTTTYWISNASLAGGLFANLANPALMSVPFMLARNTRKQFGTRLGYASLVFYWMAFESIHLSWELTWPWLSVGNVFAVKHTWIQWYEYTGVFGGTLWVWITNLLLFFILYDRLFPSEKINPVNNSLFKKYIPLFSLVLIIFIPILISKIIYNNYEEKGKPVNVTVLQPNFDPYKEKFDIPYAIQMEKMQGLSKQKLTDSTDYLVWPETSIQKDIWLDKIKYEKPVRDLSKLIDSFPNLTIVLGINGFERYTSQDASITARMEIIPRLPSKTSDTLFYDIYNTALQIDSSLQLPYYHKSKLVPGVERMPYPQFIKFLGDKAIALGGIEGSLGTQKERTVFYNKDSVGIAPVICFESVFGEYVSDYVSNGAELIFIITNDGWWGNTSGYQQHCLYGKLRSIETRRSIARSANTGISCFINQHGDISQPTEWREDAVLNATLLANDDKTFYVEFGDYLARVALWISGFLILMTLVSAKIINRKNNKELDN from the coding sequence ATGAATTTGAAGAGTGTTTTATCCGTTTTTTTTATTTTGCCTGTTTTATCGGGACTGATGTTGTGGCAAGCCTGGCCACCTTTACAACTCACTTTTTTGGTTTTTGCCGGATTTGTACCCTTGCTCGTAGCTGAAAAGGTGATCAGCGACACATATAAAAAATATACAGGATTAAAGGTTTGGATAAGTTTATATACCGGACTTCTGGTTTGGAATTTAACAACTACATATTGGATAAGTAATGCAAGTTTGGCTGGCGGATTATTTGCGAATCTTGCAAATCCCGCATTAATGTCCGTTCCTTTTATGCTTGCTCGAAATACCAGAAAACAATTTGGTACCAGGTTGGGATATGCTTCCTTGGTGTTTTATTGGATGGCATTTGAATCTATTCATCTGAGCTGGGAACTTACCTGGCCCTGGCTGAGTGTTGGAAATGTATTTGCTGTTAAACATACCTGGATACAATGGTATGAATATACAGGAGTATTTGGAGGAACACTTTGGGTATGGATCACCAATTTATTATTGTTTTTTATTTTATACGACAGACTTTTTCCTTCCGAAAAAATCAATCCCGTAAATAATTCTCTTTTTAAAAAATACATACCTCTGTTTTCATTGGTATTAATAATTTTTATCCCGATACTTATTTCTAAAATAATTTATAACAATTATGAAGAAAAAGGTAAACCTGTAAATGTTACCGTTTTACAACCCAATTTTGATCCATACAAAGAAAAATTTGATATTCCTTATGCAATACAAATGGAAAAAATGCAGGGATTATCAAAACAGAAATTAACAGATAGCACCGACTATCTGGTCTGGCCGGAAACATCCATTCAAAAAGATATTTGGTTGGATAAAATTAAATATGAAAAACCAGTAAGAGACCTTTCAAAATTAATTGACAGTTTCCCAAACCTTACCATTGTGTTAGGTATAAACGGATTTGAAAGATATACTTCACAGGATGCATCTATTACAGCAAGGATGGAAATAATTCCGAGATTGCCCTCAAAAACATCTGACACATTGTTCTATGATATTTATAATACTGCTTTACAAATTGATTCATCCTTGCAACTGCCCTATTATCATAAATCTAAATTAGTTCCCGGAGTTGAACGAATGCCCTATCCGCAATTCATTAAATTTTTGGGAGATAAAGCAATTGCTTTAGGGGGAATAGAAGGAAGTTTAGGGACCCAAAAAGAACGTACCGTTTTTTATAATAAAGATTCCGTTGGAATTGCACCGGTAATTTGTTTTGAAAGTGTTTTTGGTGAATATGTTTCTGATTATGTAAGTAATGGTGCCGAATTGATATTTATAATTACCAATGATGGTTGGTGGGGAAATACTTCCGGATATCAACAACATTGTTTATACGGAAAGTTGAGAAGTATTGAAACGCGTCGCAGTATTGCGCGTTCCGCAAATACCGGTATATCTTGTTTTATTAATCAGCACGGAGATATTTCTCAACCCACGGAATGGAGAGAAGATGCGGTGTTAAATGCAACCTTATTGGCTAACGATGACAAAACATTTTATGTTGAATTTGGCGACTATCTTGCACGTGTTGCACTTTGGATATCGGGATTTTTAATTTTGATGACCTTGGTTTCTGCTAAGATCATTAATCGGAAAAATAATAAGGAGTTGGATAATTAA
- a CDS encoding inositol monophosphatase has translation MDLQNLCFEVIEIVRPIGAYIKQQRENFQDILIEKKGVRDFVTEVDTNAEKRLVTALSKILPTAGFITEEKTVEQSDKEYLWIIDPLDGTMNYVHGIPIYSISIGLQYKNEIILGVVFEVANNEMFYSWKNAPAYCNGKTIHISGCNNLGDALIATGFPYIRNNERTQKISETLKYFLDNGRDIRRLGTAATDLCYVACGRMDVYYEGFLNIWDIAAGIIIAENAGAFVSDFKGERNFHEGKIVATIPDIKEDVLKGVKLMPYE, from the coding sequence ATGGATTTACAAAATTTATGTTTTGAAGTAATAGAAATTGTAAGACCGATAGGTGCTTATATAAAACAGCAGCGTGAAAACTTTCAGGATATACTGATAGAAAAAAAAGGTGTGCGTGATTTTGTTACAGAGGTAGATACCAATGCGGAAAAAAGATTAGTTACGGCATTAAGTAAAATATTACCCACTGCAGGTTTTATCACCGAAGAAAAAACCGTTGAGCAATCTGATAAAGAATATTTATGGATCATTGATCCCTTGGATGGCACCATGAATTATGTACACGGAATTCCGATCTACTCCATAAGCATTGGATTACAATATAAAAATGAAATTATTTTAGGAGTGGTGTTTGAGGTTGCCAATAATGAAATGTTTTACAGTTGGAAAAATGCACCCGCCTATTGCAATGGGAAAACAATTCATATTTCCGGCTGCAATAATTTGGGTGATGCACTTATTGCAACGGGTTTTCCCTATATCAGAAATAACGAACGCACCCAAAAAATTTCGGAAACATTAAAGTATTTCCTCGACAATGGAAGAGATATCAGGCGACTCGGAACAGCGGCTACCGATCTTTGTTATGTTGCTTGTGGAAGAATGGATGTTTATTATGAGGGATTTTTAAATATTTGGGATATTGCCGCAGGAATTATTATAGCTGAAAATGCAGGTGCATTTGTTTCTGATTTTAAGGGCGAACGTAATTTCCACGAGGGAAAAATTGTAGCCACTATACCTGATATTAAAGAAGACGTGCTAAAGGGTGTTAAATTAATGCCATATGAATGA
- a CDS encoding inorganic phosphate transporter — MSGIEPIIIITVILALVFDFINGANDAANSISTIVATRVLSPTKAVIWAAFFNFAALWIFQSTEVSKTMSKGVIDKSVVDGDNYFVLAALIGAIIWGWLCTKFGMPISISHTLIGGLIGPALVKAGPDALLWFEPDHKGLGWIFIFIFLAPVIGLLVAYTLQIITLWIFRRFKPRKVDGFFHFMQLVSSAAFSLGHGSNDAQKTAGIIILLLASNGHADIDNPQQWIFYACYTVIGLGTLIGGWKVVKTMGHNLTPLKPMGGFCAETAGAITLFGTAALGIPASTTHTITGAIMGVGAAKRVSAVRWQVVTKIMWTWILTIPASIIMSGLIYWLISLFAE, encoded by the coding sequence ATGAGCGGTATTGAACCTATCATTATTATTACGGTAATATTGGCACTTGTTTTTGATTTTATAAACGGTGCAAATGATGCCGCCAATTCCATTTCCACCATAGTTGCAACAAGAGTATTAAGTCCTACAAAAGCTGTTATCTGGGCTGCATTTTTCAACTTCGCAGCGCTTTGGATCTTCCAATCTACAGAAGTTTCTAAAACAATGAGTAAAGGAGTAATTGATAAAAGTGTGGTTGACGGCGATAATTATTTTGTTCTGGCTGCATTAATCGGAGCCATTATCTGGGGATGGTTATGTACAAAATTCGGTATGCCGATTAGTATATCACACACATTAATTGGCGGATTAATTGGACCAGCTTTAGTAAAAGCCGGACCAGATGCATTATTATGGTTTGAACCTGATCATAAAGGTCTTGGTTGGATATTTATTTTTATTTTTCTCGCTCCAGTAATTGGACTTCTGGTTGCATATACTTTACAAATAATAACTCTCTGGATATTCCGAAGATTTAAACCGCGAAAGGTGGATGGATTTTTTCATTTTATGCAATTAGTTTCTTCTGCTGCATTTAGTCTTGGTCACGGAAGTAATGATGCACAAAAAACTGCAGGTATCATTATTTTATTATTAGCATCAAACGGCCATGCAGATATCGATAATCCACAACAATGGATATTTTATGCATGTTATACCGTTATCGGTTTAGGAACTCTTATTGGAGGATGGAAAGTTGTAAAAACCATGGGACATAATTTAACTCCATTAAAACCTATGGGCGGATTTTGTGCAGAAACTGCCGGAGCAATAACTTTATTTGGGACAGCAGCTTTGGGAATTCCCGCTTCTACCACACATACTATTACAGGTGCAATCATGGGAGTTGGCGCTGCAAAACGGGTTAGCGCCGTGAGATGGCAAGTGGTTACAAAAATTATGTGGACATGGATTTTAACAATTCCAGCATCCATAATTATGAGCGGTTTGATCTACTGGTTGATTTCTCTTTTTGCCGAATAA
- a CDS encoding DUF47 domain-containing protein has protein sequence MSIDKVLRFFQPKDKTFYPLFGKAADNNVRISELLLHCVKETDVVKREEVIKEIEHVEHLGDEITHEIMNNLNIVFITPFDREDIHYLASTIDDVADHVKDAALRIKLYKPNNLPSAIIKMAELINDGTVKVKAALEELRDLRNIEKLRKLIIEINNVENQSDVIFELALTDLFANEKDPIEIIKIKDIISKMESASDRCEDIANVIESIIVKTT, from the coding sequence ATGTCTATAGACAAAGTTTTAAGGTTTTTCCAGCCCAAGGACAAAACCTTCTATCCTCTCTTTGGAAAAGCAGCGGATAATAATGTAAGGATCTCTGAACTTTTGTTGCATTGTGTAAAAGAGACCGATGTAGTAAAAAGAGAGGAGGTGATAAAAGAAATTGAGCATGTAGAACATTTGGGAGATGAGATCACACATGAGATCATGAATAATCTCAATATCGTGTTCATCACTCCATTTGATAGGGAGGATATACATTATCTTGCTTCAACAATTGATGATGTTGCCGATCATGTTAAAGATGCTGCATTGCGCATCAAATTATACAAACCCAATAATTTACCGTCGGCAATTATTAAAATGGCGGAGTTGATAAATGATGGTACTGTAAAAGTAAAAGCTGCATTAGAAGAATTGCGTGATCTGCGCAATATCGAAAAATTGCGCAAACTCATTATCGAGATCAATAATGTGGAGAATCAAAGTGACGTAATATTTGAATTGGCACTTACGGATCTTTTTGCAAATGAAAAAGATCCGATTGAAATAATTAAAATAAAAGATATTATTTCAAAAATGGAAAGCGCGAGCGATCGCTGTGAAGATATTGCCAATGTTATTGAATCAATAATTGTAAAAACCACGTGA
- a CDS encoding PstS family phosphate ABC transporter substrate-binding protein — translation MLNKIAYLLIVAVGLSSCGGTKTGEEGSKEISGSISLDGSSTVYPLSEAVAEEFGLKNPKAKVTVGESGTGGGFKKFGRGEIDICGASRPIKDSEKAICDSAGIKYLELEIAYDGIAIVVNPSNTWVDKITTAELKMMWETAAQDKIKTWSQIRAGWPNEPIHLYGAGTASGTFDYFTEEICGKKGASRGDYTASENDNQLVTGVAGDKGGLGYFGMAYYENNKEKLKIVPVDNGSGSGVIPTQETVLNKSYAPLSRPLYIYINEAALARPEVAAFITFFIENAPGLSKDVGYVPCESSVYTTQQEVLKAAITRLTPTSK, via the coding sequence ATGTTAAACAAAATCGCCTATTTACTAATTGTTGCTGTAGGATTGTCATCTTGCGGCGGCACAAAAACCGGTGAGGAAGGTTCTAAAGAGATCTCCGGTTCCATTTCATTAGATGGATCAAGCACAGTTTATCCTCTGAGTGAAGCTGTTGCGGAAGAATTCGGATTAAAAAACCCAAAAGCAAAAGTTACGGTTGGAGAATCGGGAACAGGCGGGGGATTTAAAAAATTCGGACGCGGAGAAATTGACATTTGTGGTGCTTCCCGTCCTATTAAAGACAGTGAAAAGGCTATTTGTGATTCAGCTGGAATTAAATATCTGGAATTGGAAATTGCTTATGATGGAATAGCTATTGTTGTTAATCCATCCAATACCTGGGTTGATAAAATTACTACTGCTGAATTAAAAATGATGTGGGAAACTGCAGCTCAGGATAAAATTAAAACCTGGAGTCAGATTCGTGCCGGTTGGCCAAATGAACCCATCCATTTATATGGTGCGGGAACTGCAAGTGGAACCTTTGATTATTTTACAGAAGAAATTTGCGGTAAAAAAGGTGCGAGCCGCGGCGATTATACTGCCAGTGAAAATGATAACCAATTAGTTACAGGTGTTGCAGGTGATAAAGGTGGTTTGGGATATTTCGGAATGGCTTATTATGAAAATAATAAAGAAAAATTAAAGATCGTTCCGGTTGACAATGGTAGTGGGTCAGGAGTTATTCCAACACAGGAAACAGTTTTAAATAAATCGTACGCTCCACTTTCGCGTCCACTTTATATATATATTAACGAAGCAGCACTTGCTCGTCCTGAGGTTGCAGCATTTATCACTTTCTTTATTGAAAATGCTCCGGGTTTGAGTAAGGATGTAGGATATGTTCCTTGCGAATCAAGTGTATATACAACCCAACAAGAAGTTTTAAAAGCAGCAATTACAAGATTGACACCTACGAGTAAATAA
- the pstC gene encoding phosphate ABC transporter permease subunit PstC, translating to MKRKEKIIEFLLALSGAITVLTTIGILSVLLYESVLFFKEVSIVEFFTDTQWTPLFDDKHFGILPLIAGTVLTSFIAITVALPIGLSIAVYLNEYAHPKVRQTIKPMLEILAAIPTVVYGFFALTVVTPFLQQIIPGLSGFNALSPGIVMGIMIIPLISSLSEDALYAVPKSLREASYGLGSTPFQTSFKVLIPAASSGIIVSVILAISRAFGETMIVAVAAGLEPRLTLDPTVPIATITTYIVQVSMGDVPQGSLEFKTIFSAGMMLFVFTFILNTITAKVKKKFYHKYE from the coding sequence GTGAAGAGAAAAGAAAAAATAATAGAATTCCTTTTAGCACTTAGCGGTGCTATTACTGTTTTAACTACCATTGGAATTTTATCAGTATTATTATACGAATCGGTTTTATTCTTTAAAGAGGTTTCTATTGTAGAATTTTTTACGGATACACAATGGACACCTTTATTCGATGATAAACATTTTGGAATACTTCCGCTTATTGCCGGAACGGTTTTAACTTCCTTCATCGCAATTACCGTTGCACTTCCTATCGGATTGAGTATAGCAGTGTATTTAAATGAGTATGCGCATCCAAAAGTGCGACAAACAATTAAACCCATGTTGGAAATATTAGCAGCAATTCCAACAGTTGTTTATGGGTTTTTTGCATTAACTGTGGTTACACCTTTTTTACAGCAAATTATTCCCGGATTATCCGGATTTAATGCATTATCTCCGGGAATTGTAATGGGCATTATGATCATTCCATTAATTTCTTCCTTGAGCGAAGATGCATTATATGCAGTTCCAAAATCTTTGCGTGAAGCAAGTTATGGATTAGGATCAACACCATTTCAAACATCTTTTAAAGTATTGATACCAGCCGCTTCATCAGGAATTATAGTTTCGGTGATATTGGCAATTTCCAGAGCCTTCGGTGAAACAATGATCGTTGCCGTAGCAGCCGGTTTGGAACCACGTTTAACTTTAGATCCGACAGTCCCGATCGCAACCATTACAACATACATAGTTCAGGTTTCCATGGGTGATGTACCTCAGGGATCACTTGAATTTAAAACAATATTTTCAGCTGGGATGATGTTATTTGTTTTCACATTTATTTTAAATACGATTACAGCGAAAGTGAAAAAGAAGTTTTATCATAAATATGAATAA
- the pstA gene encoding phosphate ABC transporter permease PstA → MNNRTKNNLFKYWAIACTMFGIIMLAIFLINIIVDGIARIDWAFITNLPSRKAENAGIYTALMGTVWILVLTAIIAIPIGVAAGIYLEEYGKKSRLANILEINITNLAGIPSIIYGILGLEVFVRTAGLGSSLLAGALTLSLLILPIIIVSTREAIKAVPKTIKEASFALGASKWQTISRQILPAAGGGIVTGVILSLSRAIGETAPLIVVGALTYVPFAPSTPMDQYSVLPMQIFNWISRPEKEFATNAAAAIIILLLITFVMNGIAIYLRNKWQKKVKW, encoded by the coding sequence ATGAACAACCGAACAAAAAATAATCTCTTCAAATACTGGGCAATTGCTTGCACCATGTTTGGAATAATTATGTTGGCGATATTTCTTATCAATATTATTGTTGATGGAATAGCGAGAATAGATTGGGCATTTATTACCAATCTTCCATCCAGAAAAGCAGAAAATGCAGGTATTTACACTGCATTAATGGGAACCGTTTGGATATTGGTTTTAACTGCAATTATTGCAATACCTATTGGAGTTGCTGCCGGAATTTATTTGGAGGAGTATGGAAAAAAATCACGACTCGCTAATATTTTAGAAATTAATATTACCAACCTCGCAGGAATTCCTTCTATTATTTATGGTATTTTGGGGTTGGAAGTATTTGTGCGCACTGCCGGATTGGGAAGTAGTTTATTGGCCGGAGCATTAACATTATCATTATTGATATTGCCAATTATAATCGTATCAACAAGAGAAGCAATCAAAGCAGTTCCGAAAACAATTAAAGAAGCAAGTTTTGCATTGGGCGCATCAAAATGGCAAACAATTTCGCGACAAATTTTACCTGCAGCAGGTGGTGGAATTGTAACCGGTGTAATTTTATCCTTATCTCGTGCAATTGGCGAAACTGCACCTCTTATTGTAGTTGGTGCATTAACATATGTTCCCTTTGCGCCATCTACACCAATGGATCAATATTCCGTATTGCCTATGCAAATATTCAACTGGATAAGCCGACCTGAAAAGGAATTTGCAACAAATGCAGCCGCAGCTATTATTATTTTATTATTAATAACCTTTGTTATGAATGGTATTGCAATATATTTGAGGAATAAATGGCAGAAAAAAGTTAAGTGGTAA
- a CDS encoding phosphate ABC transporter ATP-binding protein: protein MSYKLTADNVQVWYGDFHALKNISIRIRPNTVTAFIGPSGCGKSTFLRLINRMNDYIDGFRMDGHILIDEKNIYAKRVRVEELRKEVGMVFQKPNPFPKSIFENVVYGLRIRGVNDKHILEEACENSLRQAALWDEVKDDLKKSALAISGGQQQRLCIARTLAVKPSIILMDEPASALDPISTAKIEELISQLKQNYTIIIVTHNMQQAARISDRTAFFYLGELIEFDTTVNIFTAPKEDKTQSYITGRFG from the coding sequence ATGAGTTATAAATTAACAGCAGATAATGTTCAGGTTTGGTATGGCGATTTTCATGCACTGAAAAACATATCTATTCGTATTCGCCCCAATACTGTTACTGCATTTATTGGTCCGAGTGGTTGTGGTAAATCCACTTTTTTGCGTTTGATAAACCGCATGAACGATTATATCGACGGTTTCAGAATGGATGGACATATTCTTATCGACGAAAAAAATATTTACGCCAAAAGGGTTCGCGTGGAAGAATTGAGAAAGGAAGTTGGTATGGTATTTCAAAAACCTAATCCCTTCCCAAAATCAATATTTGAAAATGTAGTTTACGGATTGCGTATTCGCGGAGTAAACGATAAACATATTCTAGAAGAAGCATGCGAAAATTCATTGCGCCAGGCTGCTTTATGGGATGAAGTAAAAGATGATCTTAAAAAATCGGCATTGGCGATCAGCGGAGGACAACAACAGCGTTTATGTATAGCAAGAACATTAGCAGTTAAACCAAGTATAATATTAATGGATGAACCTGCAAGTGCACTGGATCCAATTTCAACAGCGAAAATTGAAGAATTAATATCACAGCTTAAACAAAATTATACCATCATAATAGTAACACACAATATGCAGCAAGCAGCCCGCATAAGCGATCGCACTGCATTCTTTTATCTTGGTGAATTAATTGAATTTGATACAACAGTAAATATATTTACGGCACCGAAGGAAGATAAGACGCAGAGTTATATTACGGGACGGTTTGGATGA